The following proteins are co-located in the Manihot esculenta cultivar AM560-2 chromosome 9, M.esculenta_v8, whole genome shotgun sequence genome:
- the LOC110623040 gene encoding E3 ubiquitin-protein ligase SINAT2 isoform X1, whose translation MRKVYKSSNLLKIYNSVKFSHPTRNTAQFGTQMAPGGSTCKEVLESHPTVADYEIGTAKAENNGTTTKGTLGAGGKHGLYSNNGVHELLECPVCSNLMYPPIHQCPNGHTLCSNCKIRVHNCCPTCRYDLGNIRCLALEKVAESLELPCKYQDLGCHDIFPYYSKLKHEQHCRFRPYNCPYAGSECSVTGDIPSLVAHLKDDHKVDMHDGCTFNHRYVKSNPHEVENATWMLTVFNCFGRQFCLHFEAFQLGMAPVYMAFLRFMGDDNEAKKFSYSLEVGGNGRKLIWQGIPRSIRDSHRKVRDSQDGLIIQRSLALYFSGGDRQELKLRVTGRIWKEE comes from the exons ATGAGAAAG GTGTATAAATCATCAAATCTTTTGAAAATATACAACAGTGTCAAATTCAGTCATCCAACTAGAAATACTGCCCAATTTGGAACACAAATGGCTCCTGGGGGCAGCACTTGCAAAGAGGTTCTTGAATCTCACCCAACGGTTGCAGACTATGAGATTGGAACAGCAAAAGCAGAGAATAATGGTACAACAACTAAAGGCACTCTTGGTGCGGGTGGAAAGCATGGACTTTATTCCAACAATGGTGTGCATGAGCTCCTGGAGTGTCCTGTCTGCTCAAATTTGATGTACCCTCCAATTCATCAG TGCCCAAATGGACACACTTTATGCTCGAACTGCAAGATAAGGGTTCACAACTGTTGTCCTACATGTCGCTATGATCTTGGAAATATAAGGTGTTTAGCTCTGGAGAAAGTTGCAGAATCACTAGAACTACCCTGCAAGTACCAGGATTTGGGATGTCATGATATTTTTCCATACTACAGCAAGCTCAAGCATGAGCAACACTGTCGATTTCGTCCATATAATTGTCCTTATGCTGGGTCAGAGTGCTCTGTCACAGGTGACATACCATCCCTTGTTGCACATCTCAAGGATGATCACAAGGTTGACATGCATGATGGTTGTACCTTCAATCATCGATATGTCAAATCAAATCCACATGAAGTTGAAAATGCCACATGGATGCTGACT GTCTTCAATTGTTTTGGAAGACAGTTCTGCTTGCATTTTGAGGCATTTCAGCTGGGTATGGCACCAGTATACATGGCCTTTTTACGTTTTATGGGTGATGATAATGAAGCAAAGAAATTTAGCTATAGCTTAGAAGTTGGGGGCAATGGCCGCAAGCTAATATGGCAGGGAATTCCCAGGAGCATCCGTGACAGTCACAGGAAAGTTCGAGATAGCCAGGACGGACTCATTATTCAGCGGAGTTTGGCGCTTTATTTTTCTGGTGGGGATAGGCAAGAGCTGAAGTTAAGAGTTACTGGCCGCATATGGAAAGAAGAATGA
- the LOC110622369 gene encoding probable protein kinase At2g41970, with protein sequence MLCCGGGEEEQDGPPANQSTAPPKGGNPYPGGSERGEPRKDNTAKSGTPQKILPIEIPSVSLDELNRITDNFGNDALIGEGSYGRVFFAKLNDDVDVAIKKLDTSTSQEPDSDFAAQLSLVSRLKNDHFVELMGYCLEQNNRILVYQFATMGSLHDVLHGRKGVQGAEPGPALNWNQRVKIAFGAAKGLEYLHEKVQPPIVHRDVRSSNVLLFDDFMSKIADFNLSSGASDTAARLHSTRVLGTFGYHAPEYAMTGQITQKSDVYSFGVVLLELLTGRKPVDHTMPKGQQSLVTWATPRLSEDKVKQCVDPKLNYEYPPKAIAKLAAVAALCVQYEADFRPNMTIVVKALQPLLNSKPAGP encoded by the exons ATGTTGTGTTGCGGAGGTGGAGAAGAGGAACAAGACGGTCCCCCTGCTAATCAATCCACAGCACCACCAAAAGGAGGGAACCCATATCCTGGTG GCAGCGAGAGAGGAGAGCCAAGGAAGGATAATACGGCCAAAAGTGGAACTCCACAAAAGATCTTACCCATCGAAATTCCATCTGTATCATTGGATGAGTTAAACAGAATAACCGATAATTTTGGGAACGATGCATTGATTGGAGAAGGTTCttatgggcgagttttcttcgcCAAGTTAAATGATGATGTAGATGTTGCAATAAAGAAGCTAGATACCAGCACTTCCCAGGAACCAGATTCTGATTTTGCAGCACAG CTATCACTAGTTTCAAGGCTTAAGAATGATCACTTTGTGGAGTTAATGGGATATTGTTTGGAGCAAAATAATAGAATCTTGGTTTATCAGTTTGCTACAATGGGTTCTTTACACGACGTGTTACATG GAAGAAAAGGCGTACAAGGGGCTGAACCAGGTCCTGCACTTAACTGGAACCAAAGAGTTAAAATCGCTTTTGGAGCAGCTAAAGGGCTTGAGTATCTGCATGAAAAAGTTCAGCCTCCTATAGTTCATCGCGATGTCAGATCAAGCAATGTCCTCCTTTTTGATGATTTCATGTCTAAAATTGCTGATTTCAACCTGTCAAGTGGCGCTTCTGATACTGCAGCTCGGCTGCATTCAACTAGAGTCTTGGGAACATTTGGTTACCACGCTCCAGA GTATGCCATGACAGGACAGATAACTCAGAAAAGTGATGTATACAGTTTTGGAGTTGTTCTTCTAGAGCTCTTGACAGGAAGAAAACCAGTAGACCACACAATGCCTAAGGGACAACAGAGTCTCGTTACCTGG GCAACTCCAAGATTGAGTGAGGATAAAGTGAAACAATGCGTGGATCCCAAGCTAAACTATGAGTACCCACCAAAGGCAATTGCAAAG TTGGCAGCAGTTGCAGCACTCTGTGTTCAGTATGAGGCAGATTTCAGGCCAAACATGACAATTGTTGTGAAGGCTCTGCAGCCACTTCTCAACTCAAAACCAGCAGGACCATAG
- the LOC110623040 gene encoding E3 ubiquitin-protein ligase SINAT2 isoform X2, translated as MAPGGSTCKEVLESHPTVADYEIGTAKAENNGTTTKGTLGAGGKHGLYSNNGVHELLECPVCSNLMYPPIHQCPNGHTLCSNCKIRVHNCCPTCRYDLGNIRCLALEKVAESLELPCKYQDLGCHDIFPYYSKLKHEQHCRFRPYNCPYAGSECSVTGDIPSLVAHLKDDHKVDMHDGCTFNHRYVKSNPHEVENATWMLTVFNCFGRQFCLHFEAFQLGMAPVYMAFLRFMGDDNEAKKFSYSLEVGGNGRKLIWQGIPRSIRDSHRKVRDSQDGLIIQRSLALYFSGGDRQELKLRVTGRIWKEE; from the exons ATGGCTCCTGGGGGCAGCACTTGCAAAGAGGTTCTTGAATCTCACCCAACGGTTGCAGACTATGAGATTGGAACAGCAAAAGCAGAGAATAATGGTACAACAACTAAAGGCACTCTTGGTGCGGGTGGAAAGCATGGACTTTATTCCAACAATGGTGTGCATGAGCTCCTGGAGTGTCCTGTCTGCTCAAATTTGATGTACCCTCCAATTCATCAG TGCCCAAATGGACACACTTTATGCTCGAACTGCAAGATAAGGGTTCACAACTGTTGTCCTACATGTCGCTATGATCTTGGAAATATAAGGTGTTTAGCTCTGGAGAAAGTTGCAGAATCACTAGAACTACCCTGCAAGTACCAGGATTTGGGATGTCATGATATTTTTCCATACTACAGCAAGCTCAAGCATGAGCAACACTGTCGATTTCGTCCATATAATTGTCCTTATGCTGGGTCAGAGTGCTCTGTCACAGGTGACATACCATCCCTTGTTGCACATCTCAAGGATGATCACAAGGTTGACATGCATGATGGTTGTACCTTCAATCATCGATATGTCAAATCAAATCCACATGAAGTTGAAAATGCCACATGGATGCTGACT GTCTTCAATTGTTTTGGAAGACAGTTCTGCTTGCATTTTGAGGCATTTCAGCTGGGTATGGCACCAGTATACATGGCCTTTTTACGTTTTATGGGTGATGATAATGAAGCAAAGAAATTTAGCTATAGCTTAGAAGTTGGGGGCAATGGCCGCAAGCTAATATGGCAGGGAATTCCCAGGAGCATCCGTGACAGTCACAGGAAAGTTCGAGATAGCCAGGACGGACTCATTATTCAGCGGAGTTTGGCGCTTTATTTTTCTGGTGGGGATAGGCAAGAGCTGAAGTTAAGAGTTACTGGCCGCATATGGAAAGAAGAATGA